The following nucleotide sequence is from Vitis vinifera cultivar Pinot Noir 40024 chromosome 14, ASM3070453v1.
CAGTAATCCCTTTCTAGGCATTGCTTCTCAGGAGCAGGCTTGCATGCCCGATGGAACTTTTATAGCCAAACATGGATTTCAGGGGAGGAATTTGTTTGGCCAAATTCCCATTCAGGATTTAAATAGTGGAGTTATATCAGAAAACTTCCATCAGGGGAATGCCTTACAAAGGAATGCATCAGTTCAGGAACTTAATGGGAAGCAAGAGCGAACAGGTTGGCCTGGGTACTCACAAGAAAAAGTGACACAGATGAACCCTTCTCCAGGTCTGTCTGCCCTAGATCCAATGGAAGAGAAGATTCTGTTCAATATGGATGACAATTGGGATGCTTCTTTTGGCAAGCGCACTGACATGGGCACTGGAAGCTGTGGCAATGCATGGGAACATACAGATTACATGAACACATATCCTTCTGTTAATAGTGGGAGCTGGAGTGCTCTTATGCAGTCTGCTGTTGCTGAAGCTTCTAGTAGTGATACCGGACTACAGGAAGAGTGGAGTGGCTTGACTTTTCAGAATACAGAACTGTCAACTGATAATCAGCCTTCGCACTTCATGGACAGTGCGAAGCAAGAAACTGGTTGGGTTGATAACAATTTGCAGAGTGCCTCGTCTTTGAGTTCGAAACCTTTTCCTGCATTTAATGATTCCAATATGAGCTCTAGCTTCCCTGGTTTTCAGCAGTCAGGCATGCAATTTTCATTGGAAAGTAGGGAGAGAATGCGCCCGGATTCTTCTCATGAATCCATTCAGCAGTCTCCTAAAAATGCTGGCAGGTGGTTAGATTGTAATTCTCAACAAAAGCAGCATATGGAGGGAACTCAACAGATGCAATCACTGACGCATTTGGAAACTGCATGGGGTGGGCAGATTTTTGAGCAGTCAGAAAGCAGTTCACATAGAGAGAATGTATCCTCATATAACAATGGTAGTCAACCGTGCAATAAGCCAAAAGGTGGGAATTTTCAGTCCCTTTCACCCAGTGGAAATGCTACATTGAACATGGGTTCCAATGAGAATCATGTGGGAAATTGTTGGGCTGGTGATATTAATGGAGCCATATACAAGGAAAGGGATCCTGATGGTTGTCTGTGGAAGGCCGATGGTAATCGTGGGGCAAGCTCCTTTTCTAATTCAACTGGTGGGTTAGAGCAAGTCCAATCTGGTGCAGATGATACTCTAGTTAATGGAGAAGATTCTCAAATAAATAACTTTGCTGCTGTACCAAATTCAATCTGTAAGGTCGATCAGGAAACTAATCAACAAGTTTCAGATGGTCATCAGCTTGATTACATGAAGCATGTTGATATTGCTGTAAAACACAAGGAAAATGAGAACATGGGGAAACACCAGCATCAGCTAAATAACAACCTTCAGGTTTTAGATAGCTCTTACAAAGGAGCAGGCGAGGTCTATGATAAGAGGCAGAACTGCTTCCAAAGAGAGAATTCAAGTGACAGTTATAACTCTAATGCATCCCAGCATACCATCACAGGACGTGAAGGGAGAGAAAATGTGTGGTTAAATGCAAGTGATCCGCGAACTCTGGCTGGGAGTGACCAAAAGTCATCCGGTCAGGTTGGTTGGATAGCTTCTAGTTCTCGTAGATTTCTCTATCATCCAATGGGAAATTTAGGAGTGAGTGTTGAACCTGCTGACACTCTAAAACACGTGACAAATCCACAGGTACCATGCCAACAGGTATCTGAGGGATTGACTAGTCGTGAACAAGGATATTTGGGGCAATTTCAGATTGTTGGCAATGTTTCAAACAGTAACATGGATATGGAAAAGGTGAATGATAgttttccatatttattgaGGAGATCTCTGTTGATTgcatctttttaaattttcttaatgagTGATGTTCTTAATCTTCTATATATAGGGGAACTTACCTGATTTCCAAGGAAACTTAAAAGCACCAGAGGTTCCTTCTGGAGTTAGCCTTCGATCTAATGCATTTGCTTCATCTGATAGATCAGGTGGCTTCTATAGTCCCAATGTTACTATCCCAACAAGGTAATTGggtatatcatttttcttttataaatttgaagCTTGAAATTTATGGTTGTTTTTCATTATGCAGGCTGATCATTGCCTTATTCCTATCCGGACTACAGTACATTATTATAGTTCCCTTATTGCTTATAAATTGATAGGCCTTAATTATTCTCTTAGTCTGacttttttggtttgaaaaatcATTACTACTTTTGTTATTTATTCATCCATTCTTATGTTAGAAACTGCTCATATATTGCATTGCTTCTATTTGTATAATTTCAAGGAAGTTGTAACTGACTTTCAATCATGGCAGTCAAAACATGCTTGAGCTTCTTCACAAGGTTGACCAAACAAGAGAAGATAGCACTGTAACGCACTTTGGCACTCCGGACTGTAATCCATTATCCAGGGTGCCTGAACCAGAAACTCCTGATGTGTCTGTTGCTCAACCATACAATTCTGCTTCTCAAGGATTTGGTTTGAGGTTGGCCCCTCCATCGCAACGGCTGCCCAATTCAAACCATTTTTTCTCCTCCCAGGGTTCCTCACAAGCAGCAAGTAATCTAAAGGTTAGGCATGTCAATCCTGAGTTACCTCAGAAGGGACAGACTTGGTTAGCTTCTCCATCTTCAATGCAGTCTTTGCCTCCGCATGAATCGTCTCAAACAGGATGCTGGGATGATAAATCCAGTATTTCAGGGCATGCAGGAATTGAAAACTCACATTCTAATCTGCAGGGAAATTCTCCTGCAGTGTTTACTTCTGGTTCTCCATATCTGAGAAACCAGCTTCAAAAGCAACTGATCCCTAATGCACCTGTGGTACGCCAAACTTTGCAGGCATCATCACCTGGTACAGCTGGCAGgcttccaccttttaatcttgCTCCATCTCAAGATACCTCTCGACAGATTTATGCCAACTCTTTTGGTCAATCATTCCCAGTTTTGGAGGCTGTTCCAGTCACTCAACCTTCCATTATGCCGGGAATGTCTCAACTGAGTGGGTTTTCAGCGAGGCCAAACAATGTGTGGACAAATATACCAACTCAGCGACATCTATCTGGTACTGAACCTCACAATGTTCCTTCCAGTTCGCTTCCTTCCACAGATTCATCAAAGAGGAATCTGGAAACCCCTTCATTGGCTCCACAAGAGTTAAATGATCAAAATTCCCAGAAAGGTGGGAATGAATCGTTGGAATTTGGTGCATGTTCTATGAATTCACAGGGCTTTGACTATGGGGAAGAGCAACCGGGGAAAGAAAGATCCCAGCAACGAATGGTATCTGAGATGCTCGGCCCACCTTCACAAACAAGTGGTTTACCTCAAGAGCCAGAATCTGTGGTGAAGCATATGTCGGATGCAAGTGCTGTTACCTCTGGCTCAGTACGGTACAAGGAAAATCAATCCCGAGCAACTTCTGAAAGGGATTTTGAGGCCTTTGGCCGGTCTTTGAAACCATCACACACTTTCCATCAAAACTACTTTGTGCACCAAACACAAGCCATGAGAAATGTGGAGACTGATCCAAGCAAGAAGGTCAGTTATCCTCTGGATGATGAACTCAACGCAGAATCACGGCCCAGGCCATTTCCAACTGGAGAAAAGACAATGGTAAGCTTCTTTTCAGCTGCAAGAGAAGATCAGAATGTTAAAGCTTCATCACAACCTGTTTTCCAGGATGTATCCTCTCAGGAGATGGTCACATTTGGTCGACAAGATTCCCAGAGTCATTCGACAAGCGCCAATTTGGCACCTAATCCTAGAGATAGTTCCCAGATTAATCTGCAAATGGCACCTTCCTGGTTTAAGCAATTTGGAACCTTAAGAAATGGGCAAATGTTGTCAATGTATGATACGAGGATTGCAAAGACTGTTGCAGAACAGTTAGCCAGTGGGAAGTCATCTGAGAATTTGCTTGTACATGCTTCTGTTGGGGGAGTCAATGCTGCTGATGCTAGTCAGGTCAACAGTGTTTGGCCGAGTACAGCTGCCACCTTGGTAGAGAGTGGGCACTTAACACCCCCTTATATGTTGCCCACAGATAGCATTGATCAAAGCTTGGTTGATATGGGAACAAAGAAGCGTAAAATTGCATTTTCTGAGCTTCTACCATGGCATAAAGAAGTGACACAAGATTCTCAAAGGCTTCAGAATATCAGGTAGTTGCCTTAATTAGTACATTTATTCTGCTTATTAAGCAGTTCAATCTTCTTTGATATTTCCGTTCTGTTATTTTTATGCTTGGCCTGGTTACAGAAAAGATGGCATGatggaatgaaaatttgaaaatttacaCCTTACTGTTGTTATGGTTCCCAACGTATTTTGCTCCTACATCTGCTtggttttaactttttctttctaaaatttatatttaagtgACTGGTTCCTTTTCTGTTCATTTTGTTAAAACTTAAGAGTACATTTATTTTTGCAGAATGGCAGAACGAGAATGGGCACAAACCACAAATCGGCTAATTGAGAAGGTGCATCCTTAATTGAATGGTTGaactaatgaaatttaattctctttagaatattttttttaaatctttaggATCTGAGATGGGTTCTAATTGCTTTATTTCTAATGTTCAGGTGGAATATGAGGCTGAAGTGATTGAAGATAGACAGCCAATGGTTCGACCAAAGAGAAGGCTTATCTTGACAACACAACTTATGCAGCAATTGCTTCGACCTGCACCAAGGGCCATTCTCTCGGCAGATGCTACTTCAGACTATGATTGTGTGGTGTACTACATTGCAAAATTAGCATTAGGGGATGCATGTGGCCTATCCTCTTGTGCAAGAAGTGATTTGTGTAGCTCACTGGACAACTGTAACATGTAAGAATCGCTCTTCAAGACTTATCATGAAgacttattttttgttcttttggtttttttgctattttaaacagaaaaaaatttattaaggtgAGAATCTAGACTGTAATTCCAAAATCATGTATAAACTAGAGGTTTTTGGCACTCTGAATATGaactatttattaaatttgtcaGGATGTGCGAGAAGCTTAAATCACCTGAAAGAATTGGTGACCAGTATTTCTCTAAGGTTGTGGAAGGCTTCACTGGAAGAGTAAAGAACCTGGAAAATGAATTATTGAGGTATGAAACTGGTTTCTTGttcatgaaattattttaacatgATGGTGAATATTCTATCTTCTAATATTCATAGCTGCAAGTCTATGTTATATGAGCAAAGCAAAATGTAGCCAAATGATGTAGTTGTTCAAGTGGCTACAAACTCAAATGCCAAAACACATTACACGGACATGATAGGAGTTGGTTTCTTATTGTATTTGCTGGATGCAGATCTGTCATCTATGCCACATAGAAAATGATGCAGTTAGCCTTCTAGTAGTTATCCCATATGTAATTGTATTCTCTTATATGAATGACCTAGTAATGCAGTGCATCCAATGATGCAGCAGATTGGACAAGGCAGCATCAATTTTAGACATAAAAGTGGAATGCCAGGAGTTGGAGAAGTTTTCTGTCATCAATCGTTTTGCCAGGTTCCATAGCAGGGGACAAGCAGGTGCAGCTGAAACCTCATCAGCCTCTGGAGCAGCTGGAACTGTGCTAAAATCAGTTCCGCAGAGATATGTTACTGCCCTTCCATTGCCTAGTAAATTACCCGAGGGGGTACAATGCCTTTCACTTTGATTATCAATTGATTGTTCGCCTCCCAATCTGCATCCTGTTTTGATCTATACTCTGCATTCCATATCCTCCATGCATCTGTCTTTGGTCTCTGTTCCATAACCAATATGCTGACATGCAAGAAACAACACGAGGAATGAAAAGATGGAATGCAGGATAAGTCCAGTAAAAGTAACTGAGGCTGTTCGATCTTTTTGAATCGTGGCCAATTGTTGTCATTTTTGAGAAAGTATATATTGGTTTTTGtatattttcatgaaaatttaagAAGAATCTTCAAGTACTCAATGCTTCTTCCCCTCTCTTAGAAAAGAGTAAATGGATGGATATTCCCTCTAGGTTTCCTGAATTTGCTTTATTCATTTAGCTACATTCAACCTAATAGTATTTCTAGGTGTGGCTCTTCtgttcctttttctcttttacttttCCCTATTTTCAGGTTCATTCTGTTGTAAGCTGAAAAAAAGCAGGCCTGGCTTGTGGAAGGAGAAGCCAGTGAAATACTCAAAAAGGTAAAACatttatttgtaatattaaatAACAGGTGCTGCCACTGGAGGGGGCCTCCCCCACTAAGATGGGGTCGGAGAAGATTGCAATTTTGGTAAATGGCTTCTTCTTCTATGAGCATTTGATTAggaattctttttctttagtCACATGTGTGTTTTGATATCTTCACAAGCATctaactagggtagcaaaggtGCCCTGAAAAGGATCCGAGGCAGCGGTACGGACAGACACTTGTGTGATTATATATTTGTTTGTTGTTATTCTGAAAAGTACAAGGCTTCAGATACTGATTCTGTGTCCCTCGATGCTGATAAAAGGGCAAAGATTTGGACTAAAGGACAAGGAGAGGCTTTTATTGTTGTAGGGGACACATAAAGgcgtttctctctctctctctctctctctctgtactTGATGTTGTCTTTCATAACATTCAttccattcttttttaaaaattgattgaaaaggTCACTGACGTCAGTGTTTGGGATAATCTAAACATGCCCATCCTGTCAGTATCAGTGCAGTATCAGTATCCGATTCATTCATGCATTCATGATTGGGAGAGTGATGTGAGAGAGAAGGCCAagtcctttctttttcttttttttctttttttcttttttcaccaAAAGAATAAAcaagaagaaaccaaaaaaaaaaaaaataacagaaAAGAAAACCAATCCATCTTTGCCATATAATAATGAGTGGGTGGGGCTGACCAAAGATAAGGGAGTTTGCGACAACATGGGGGCGTTGATGTTTTTCAAACATTATCCCCCTGAAACCACCTGGGCATTTTCTATGTATCCATCATCATCATAACCACGTGGGGATGGGTGGTGTGCCCCTTGGCTTTGGTCGCAGAGTGGGTCCTCAACTGTCCTCATCACCTCCTCAATGCCTGCTGCACTTGCTGCTTCTGGCTTTGGCCTTTCCAACTTTTGTATTTTATGATTTGAGTGGTTACTTCAATTTTTGGGGTGTCTCCTGGTGCTGCTCCTTGACCGAGAGTGGGTTTTGTGTgtattgagagagagagagagacatagTGGGGCTGATGTTGGTGTggtggtatttatttttctgtgtttggttgtgAGTAGAGATGATGTTGCTGAGAAGCTGAGGCAATAGTATTTACTTCACAGATAAAACCAAAGACACCcaagaaaaagaagacaaaaacaaCAGCCAAAATCCAATCGATGGACGCATGCTACATAGCAGAGGGCCGTTAAAATCCCACATCATCATTTGCAGGTACAAGTGGTACTTCATCTGATGCCATGCAGAAAAAGGTGACGAAAGTAAACCATATACAAATATTCTCTACACATCAGCAGCTGGGAGGGTGGCAATCATAATCTTATACTGAAATGTGTACTTCGTATTTACAAAGTTCTTTAATCCAATCTCCAGGGAAAGCccaattatttgaaatttggtGGGCTCGAACAAGCCCAAACTTTTGTTTACGGGTTCAAGTGTGGTAATTCTTTTCTATATTGTTTTTCATCTGTGGGCTATCATCTACAAAGATTTTAAAATCTCCATCTAAATAGAAAGGAGTAAGGAgcgtagaagaagaagaacaaaataGTTAGAATCaaaggaataaaaaagaaaaatagcaaTAATTTTCCTGAACAGCATTCAAAAACAAAGTTATTGGTAAATGCCTCGATATTatattcaaaaacaacaaacggctacataaaaataacttaaaagaaaaaagaacacaCTCAGGTCACTACCCTTGGGAGCCTACCAAGACTTCCAACTCACTGCTCAATAGTTTAGAgggaaaaaaatctttattaaaGTTGAATTTCCTTCTGTGACCCAAAGTAGAAGTTCCAAAAACCTATCATATTTTCAAGATTAAATAGACTCTTGACTCGTAAGGCTTTCCAATGGTGTTTGATTTGCATATATACTTTAATACTAGGTTTGTCCCAAAGTTACATATATGCCATCTCCATTGTTGAAATGCTTCGAGTCTTTTTCTACATTTTGACCTTGCTTCTATAAGCCTCGATCAGGTCTTTGCATTGCCTTGAAAAACTTGTCAATTTCATGCTTTTTATTCTCCTTTTGCTGCATTCTACTAGATAAAATCGTTAGGCCTCAAACGAGGACTTAGAATGCGTTTAGGTTTAAGGAGTAGATTAGCTCTAAAAATGCATAAACAATTATTGTTGGAGTGATAGAGTTGAAAGAGAATCATAAACAGTTACAAAAGAAGATTAAAATTGGGGAGAATTAAAACTTTATCATCTTCCACCAGCTGGTGAGGAGGCTACGATTTAGGAGATGGAGCAGGGTGGTGTAGGGAGGGGCAATCCAAGGACTCGCAATCCAGGTATTAGAGGACGTGTCAGTAGTTCTGTTTTGTTGCTGGACAATCTCAAATCGGGAGGATCATTTGAGTCAGTTTATGGAGCATATGTTTGCATCCATTAATCAGCTGAGGGTTCATGGTAGCTCTCACATTGATGACCTTCAAGCCTATCTAGATACTCACACTAACGAGTTTCAATATCAAACTGATAGCACAGTGGCAAATCCCATACTTACACTACAAGAAAAGTAAGTCATGCTCACGTAATTTTAGGAGGGGTCAATAAAATCCACAATGCAAGAGTATATAGATATAGTTGCATAACAATTTGAGTTGCGGTCTATTTTATCTGCACTTAACTCTTATGGTCACAATTTTGTTTCTTGTAGCCACGGGATATGACCGCAACTATAAACCTATCTTTTTGTAGTGTGAATTTGATAGGCCATATCAATAATCAGTGTAAAGCATCAGAGAAGTCCATTGTCAATTTGTATCAGATTTTCCAACACCATCTCTGATAGCAGAGTTCAGTATGAGATCACAGCCCATATGCATATTGTAGATCATAGGGTTGTACGACTGAACTCTACTGATGGTATAAATGATGCATACCCAGAAGGATTCCTTTATTATCATTTACTTAATTAAGAGATTATTCTTTTGGTAGGACATTAAATTACatgtataaattataatttctaCAATTAATGAATATTGGATATTTGCATTCAAATCTATTATGTACATATGGTCTTGTTTTATGTAATTtcttattcttaatttattttattttatccttttatatatatttaaaaagaattctaggttatttatttttaaaatgggatttggaaatgaattttttttaggaagCTAACAGTaaattaaagggaaaataaaagaataataagaAAGGAGATAAAGGTATAAATACCCTTCcttattatctttttctttatcttatcattttctctttttatttattattatttatctttcaACTTACTCTTTTAccttttgattattattattattattattattattattattataatagtaagccaattatttttaatgttaatgttattattattattattattaccatttaGTAACaggaatattattattattttttattagtattttttgagaagaaaacataactttaatgctttcaaattgaaaattaattaaataaattcaatatgTATCCAATGGTGTATGCCCTTTCTTAATTGGAGAAGATAGGTTAGTGTCGCAGGGGATGGTGTAGTTAATTGGGAgactatatttatatatttgagaatttgtcCTAGTGCATCCACCACACAACCACGAAGGAATATTAAGTGGGCACTATAGTGAATATAACTAGCTATAGGCTAATCGTCTTAGGCTATCAACATGAGTTAACCTAATAATAATCGTATTGTTTAGAACACGACCATTAGATCATATTCATAATAACacgaatataaaataatactcttATGAATACGGcaatataatttcaaaaaatattcttcTGGTACGAACAATTACAGTTTTAACCAATTAGTAGATGACAAGTAGACTTGtgatgaaagataaaaattaaggaATGTTATGGAAGAAATCAAGTGAAAATTTAGTGTGACAACAAAATCCCATTTGCACATctagataaaatattatcaatgaTTCAACCAAGTGATTGGATGCATCctaaaatgattataaaaaaagataagaatTTTGTAAGTTTATAGGCCCAGTGATCTTCCCTCTTAGCACTTGATCTGGGGAGGTGCCACATCCACATCAAAGCGAGCTACAAATGTGGAactcttaattttaaaagaagtaTTAATATTTGCATGAAAATGACAtacaatgattttaaagctgATACAAAGAAACGACAGAAAAAAGTggacaaaagaagaaaaaaaaaaagaatgagacgTATGAATGACGCATAGAAGAGCAAGTAGAGTAGTAGAGGGATGGCATGTTTGAGTATAAGAACTGCCTGCAAATATCATATGATCTGTAGGAGAGTGAAGGGAAGATAAATGGGTAACCCACATGTTGTAGTTATACCTTGGCCAGCCCAGGGCCATGTAATTCCTCTTATGGAATTCTCTCTATGCTTGGTCGAACATGGATGTAGAGTTACATTTATAAACACAGAGTTCAATCATAATCGGGTCATGAATGCTTTTACAGAGAGGCATACTATAGGAGATCAACTTCGCCTGGTTTCTGTCCCAGGGTTGGAATTCCATGAGGACAAGGAGAGACCAGCGAAGTTGACTGAAGGAATCTGGCAGTTTATGCCGCAGAAGGTGGAGGAGCTCATGGAAGAAATCAACAGTGTTGATGGCGATGGGATTACTTGTGTTGTTTCTGACCAGTCTATAGGTTGGGGCCTGGAAATTGCAGCAAAGATGGGAATCCCGCAAGCTGCCTTCTTTCCTGCATCAGCGTTGGTGTTGGCCTTGGGACAGAGCGTTCCTAAGCTGATTGAGGATGGCGTCATAAATTGTGATGGTGAGACCTGTCACTGACTTCTTTAgcatatttttgtaatttttgccACCTTAGGAATCCTTTGTATCAACAGAAGTTCAAGTACTAAGAAAGGATTAATACTTCAACAGTAGGTTGTATGCCATTTTGTCCTTACAACTTTTCTTGCTGTTCATTGCAGGAATTCCAATAGAGCACCAGATGATTCAGTTGTCACCTACCGCTCCTGCCATCAACACTAAAAACTTTCCATGGGTTCGCATGGGGAATGTAACCATGCAGAAAGCTACTTTTGAAATTGGGTTTAGAAACAGAGAAGCTGCAGAAAAGGCAGATTGGTTTTTCTccaattcaacttatgattttgaGCCTGCAGCATTTGCCTTGATCCCAAAGCTCATACCTATAGGACCACTTGTGGCTAGCAATCGGCATGGAAATTCAGCAGGAAACTTCTGGCCAGAAGACCAGACTTGTCTTGAATGGCTCAATCAACAGCCACCCTGCTCAGTAATATATGTTGCATTTGGTAGCAGCACAATTTTTAACCAGACCCAGTTCCAGGAATTGGCATTAGGACTCGAACTCTCAAACATGCCATTCCTGTGGGTCGTGCGACCGGATGGTACTGATGGGAAAAATGATGCCTACCCAGAAGGATTTCAAGACAGGGTAGCCACTCAAGGACAGATAGTAGGGTGGGCACCTCAACAAAAGGTTTTGGGTCATCCTTCTGTTGCTTGCTTTTTGAGCCATTGTGGTTGGAACTCTACTGTAGAAGGTGTTAGCAATGGGGTCCCTTTTTTGTGCTGGCCTTACTTTGCTGACCAGTTCGTTAATGAGACCTACATTTGTGATGTTTGGAAGATTGGATTGGGGTTTAACCCAGACGAGAATGGGATCATCACgcgaaaagaaattaaa
It contains:
- the LOC100260052 gene encoding uncharacterized protein LOC100260052 isoform X2; translation: MPGNEVEDRICNFFEQDNSSQGHLQSQTVGGSWPVNYNQWVGNQRQIGEAINFNPKNFNVRQLDSVVGPGSESLQVSFDQNHAQVTLRPQFSKSYSRYQQLNSNGLMFGHQNLQTRQNQTEFLGENTCYQYNLTSKGLSNLQLQQKSASEDSPTLTTNSERSETAETPDFNFLGGQQHFIKSQQQVMPQPRPRQPSGFNDIQLVQQHIMFKQLQELQRQQQLQRLGDTKQNNSINQLSTLAKQASGGQFPPLINGTPIHDASQMFMNLVQRGAPPSVQGLPNRLPNTQEQGQAVRSMGLVPQQLDASLYGTPVASARSNMSPYTHLRGMSHDSTSFLANVSANQSQKPPMQPSAFSNPFLGIASQEQACMPDGTFIAKHGFQGRNLFGQIPIQDLNSGVISENFHQGNALQRNASVQELNGKQERTGWPGYSQEKVTQMNPSPGLSALDPMEEKILFNMDDNWDASFGKRTDMGTGSCGNAWEHTDYMNTYPSVNSGSWSALMQSAVAEASSSDTGLQEEWSGLTFQNTELSTDNQPSHFMDSAKQETGWVDNNLQSASSLSSKPFPAFNDSNMSSSFPGFQQSGMQFSLESRERMRPDSSHESIQQSPKNAGRWLDCNSQQKQHMEGTQQMQSLTHLETAWGGQIFEQSESSSHRENVSSYNNGSQPCNKPKGGNFQSLSPSGNATLNMGSNENHVGNCWAGDINGAIYKERDPDGCLWKADGNRGASSFSNSTGGLEQVQSGADDTLVNGEDSQINNFAAVPNSICKVDQETNQQVSDGHQLDYMKHVDIAVKHKENENMGKHQHQLNNNLQVLDSSYKGAGEVYDKRQNCFQRENSSDSYNSNASQHTITGREGRENVWLNASDPRTLAGSDQKSSGQVGWIASSSRRFLYHPMGNLGVSVEPADTLKHVTNPQVPCQQVSEGLTSREQGYLGQFQIVGNVSNSNMDMEKGNLPDFQGNLKAPEVPSGVSLRSNAFASSDRSGGFYSPNVTIPTSQNMLELLHKVDQTREDSTVTHFGTPDCNPLSRVPEPETPDVSVAQPYNSASQGFGLRLAPPSQRLPNSNHFFSSQGSSQAASNLKVRHVNPELPQKGQTWLASPSSMQSLPPHESSQTGCWDDKSSISGHAGIENSHSNLQGNSPAVFTSGSPYLRNQLQKQLIPNAPVVRQTLQASSPGTAGRLPPFNLAPSQDTSRQIYANSFGQSFPVLEAVPVTQPSIMPGMSQLSGFSARPNNVWTNIPTQRHLSGTEPHNVPSSSLPSTDSSKRNLETPSLAPQELNDQNSQKGGNESLEFGACSMNSQGFDYGEEQPGKERSQQRMVSEMLGPPSQTSGLPQEPESVVKHMSDASAVTSGSVRYKENQSRATSERDFEAFGRSLKPSHTFHQNYFVHQTQAMRNVETDPSKKVSYPLDDELNAESRPRPFPTGEKTMVSFFSAAREDQNVKASSQPVFQDVSSQEMVTFGRQDSQSHSTSANLAPNPRDSSQINLQMAPSWFKQFGTLRNGQMLSMYDTRIAKTVAEQLASGKSSENLLVHASVGGVNAADASQVNSVWPSTAATLVESGHLTPPYMLPTDSIDQSLVDMGTKKRKIAFSELLPWHKEVTQDSQRLQNIRMAEREWAQTTNRLIEKVEYEAEVIEDRQPMVRPKRRLILTTQLMQQLLRPAPRAILSADATSDYDCVVYYIAKLALGDACGLSSCARSDLCSSLDNCNMMCEKLKSPERIGDQYFSKVVEGFTGRVKNLENELLRLDKAASILDIKVECQELEKFSVINRFARFHSRGQAGAAETSSASGAAGTVLKSVPQRYVTALPLPSKLPEGVQCLSL
- the LOC100260052 gene encoding uncharacterized protein LOC100260052 isoform X1, whose translation is MPGNEVEDRICNFFEQDNSSQGHLQSQTVGGSWPVNYNQWVGNQRQIGEAINFNPKNFNVRQLDSVVGPGSESLQVSFDQNHAQVTLRPQFSKSYSRYQQLNSNGLMFGHQNLQTRQNQTEFLGENTCYQYNLTSKGLSNLQLQQKSASEDSPTLTTNSERSETAETPDFNFLGGQQHFIKSQQQVMPQPRPRQPSGFNDIQLVQQHIMFKQLQELQRQQQLQRLGDTKQNNSINQLSTLAKQASGGQFPPLINGTPIHDASQMFMNLVQRGAPPSVQGLPNRLPNTQEQGQAVRSMGLVPQQLDASLYGTPVASARSNMSPYTHLRGMSHDSTSFLANVSANQSQKPPMQPSAFSNPFLGIASQEQACMPDGTFIAKHGFQGRNLFGQIPIQDLNSGVISENFHQGNALQRNASVQELNGKQERTGWPGYSQEKVTQMNPSPGLSALDPMEEKILFNMDDNWDASFGKRTDMGTGSCGNAWEHTDYMNTYPSVNSGSWSALMQSAVAEASSSDTGLQEEWSGLTFQNTELSTDNQPSHFMDSAKQETGWVDNNLQSASSLSSKPFPAFNDSNMSSSFPGFQQSGMQFSLESRERMRPDSSHESIQQSPKNAGRWLDCNSQQKQHMEGTQQMQSLTHLETAWGGQIFEQSESSSHRENVSSYNNGSQPCNKPKGGNFQSLSPSGNATLNMGSNENHVGNCWAGDINGAIYKERDPDGCLWKADGNRGASSFSNSTGGLEQVQSGADDTLVNGEDSQINNFAAVPNSICKVDQETNQQVSDGHQLDYMKHVDIAVKHKENENMGKHQHQLNNNLQVLDSSYKGAGEVYDKRQNCFQRENSSDSYNSNASQHTITGREGRENVWLNASDPRTLAGSDQKSSGQVGWIASSSRRFLYHPMGNLGVSVEPADTLKHVTNPQVPCQQVSEGLTSREQGYLGQFQIVGNVSNSNMDMEKGNLPDFQGNLKAPEVPSGVSLRSNAFASSDRSGGFYSPNVTIPTSQNMLELLHKVDQTREDSTVTHFGTPDCNPLSRVPEPETPDVSVAQPYNSASQGFGLRLAPPSQRLPNSNHFFSSQGSSQAASNLKVRHVNPELPQKGQTWLASPSSMQSLPPHESSQTGCWDDKSSISGHAGIENSHSNLQGNSPAVFTSGSPYLRNQLQKQLIPNAPVVRQTLQASSPGTAGRLPPFNLAPSQDTSRQIYANSFGQSFPVLEAVPVTQPSIMPGMSQLSGFSARPNNVWTNIPTQRHLSGTEPHNVPSSSLPSTDSSKRNLETPSLAPQELNDQNSQKGGNESLEFGACSMNSQGFDYGEEQPGKERSQQRMVSEMLGPPSQTSGLPQEPESVVKHMSDASAVTSGSVRYKENQSRATSERDFEAFGRSLKPSHTFHQNYFVHQTQAMRNVETDPSKKVSYPLDDELNAESRPRPFPTGEKTMVSFFSAAREDQNVKASSQPVFQDVSSQEMVTFGRQDSQSHSTSANLAPNPRDSSQINLQMAPSWFKQFGTLRNGQMLSMYDTRIAKTVAEQLASGKSSENLLVHASVGGVNAADASQVNSVWPSTAATLVESGHLTPPYMLPTDSIDQSLVDMGTKKRKIAFSELLPWHKEVTQDSQRLQNIRMAEREWAQTTNRLIEKVEYEAEVIEDRQPMVRPKRRLILTTQLMQQLLRPAPRAILSADATSDYDCVVYYIAKLALGDACGLSSCARSDLCSSLDNCNMMCEKLKSPERIGDQYFSKVVEGFTGRVKNLENELLSRLDKAASILDIKVECQELEKFSVINRFARFHSRGQAGAAETSSASGAAGTVLKSVPQRYVTALPLPSKLPEGVQCLSL